One Eremothecium cymbalariae DBVPG#7215 chromosome 2, complete sequence DNA window includes the following coding sequences:
- the PET20 gene encoding Pet20p (similar to Ashbya gossypii AAL087C) has protein sequence MIRIVSRSLKGVVVESRQFHVKRCQSSFTFVNNQSLITKQQLKQSKKQANKKETSGETRKEGGEKCISSDSKKEKVNRSGKQKRDYSWFPVAPKTEHLKEGDIAVDLLYSGYRPLSLRRADPKEAQSKIYELAMRLEAVEDPLPWVKNATGRVLYDEWDNVPQSVIRNLRPYVPPKVETKEKTDNDELIYKKKKELLQQAEQKYLNRSRGRRRPVVGLLHLRRKLEG, from the coding sequence ATGATTAGAATAGTTAGCAGGAGTTTGAAGGGGGTAGTGGTAGAATCAAGGCAGTTTCATGTTAAAAGATGTCAGTCTTCATTTACTTTTGTGAACAATCAATCTTTGATAACAAAACAGCAATTGAAACAGTCCAAGAAACAAGCAAACAAGAAGGAAACATCTGGAGAAACGCGTAAGGAAGGCGGTGAGAAGTGTATTTCCTCCGACtcaaagaaagagaagGTTAATAGGAGTGGTAAACAGAAACGAGACTATTCTTGGTTTCCTGTAGCACCTAAAACTGAGCATTTGAAAGAAGGGGATATTGCGGTGGATTTATTGTACTCCGGGTATAGGCCGTTGTCTCTAAGGCGAGCGGATCCAAAGGAAGCACAGAGTAAGATATATGAGTTAGCGATGCGGTTAGAGGCGGTTGAGGATCCGTTGCCTTGGGTTAAGAATGCTACTGGACGGGTTTTGTACGATGAGTGGGATAATGTGCCTCAGTCTGTGATCCGAAACTTGAGGCCATATGTGCCTCCTAAGGTGGAGACTAAGGAAAAGACAGATAATGATGAACTGATCtacaagaaaaagaaggaacTATTGCAGCAGGCAGAACAAAAATACCTGAATAGATCTAGAGGGAGACGGAGGCCGGTGGTGGGATTATTGCATTTAAGGAGGAAACTTGAAGGCTAG
- the CDC60 gene encoding leucine--tRNA ligase CDC60 (similar to Ashbya gossypii AAL088W): MSATDSKGSKGSKGLVLENTARRDALIAIEKKYQKLWAEEHLFEIDAPSVENDSVCMSSEDLQAKYPKFMSSMAYPYMNGVLHAGHCFTLSKVEFSIGFERMNGKRALFPLGFHCTGMPILACADKLKREAELFGEDFSKAPVEDEEEDGEAKEDTKPDSEDVTKFKAKKSKAVAKKGSGKYQFEIMVQLGIPRDEVIKFADAQHWLTYFPPLCESDCNSFGARIDWRRSYITTDMNPYYDAFVRWQMNKLKEGGKIKFGERYTIYSEKDGQACMDHDRQSGEGVTPQEYIGIKIEVIEFASEAREILKRTAKLDSVKKIYFVAATLRPETMYGQTCCFVSPKIDYGIFDAGDSYYITTERAFKNMSYQNLTPKRGYYKPIITMRGDKFIGSKIHAPLAAYPELRILPMESIIATKGTGVVTCVPSNSPDDYITTQDLKTKPEYYGIDPEWIKYDPVPIITTEKYGDLIAKNICEEFKIRSPRDVNQLAEAKKIAYKEDFYTGTMIYGAYKGTKVEIAKSKVNADLVAAGEAFVYNEPESQVISRSGDDCIVSLEDQWYVDYGEPTWKKKAEECLQEMRVFAPEVKNAFEGVLEWLKNWAVSRTYGLGTRLPWDEKYLVESLSDSTIYQAFYTIAHLLFKDYNGQEIGPLNIRADQMTDEVFDFVFQHVDNIKETKIPLESLQKLRREFEYFYPLDVSISGKDLVPNHLTFFIYTHVALFPKKFWPKGIRANGHLLLNNSKMSKSTGNFMTLKQIVEKFGADASRIALADAGDTVEDANFDEANANAAILRLYNLKEWAQEVVQDIDNLRTGEITEFFDVAFEQEMNSLIEETYKQYELTNYKGALKFGLFDYQASRDYYRESCGIMHRDLVLRYIETQALMLAPIAPHFADYIYHEVLNHKTSVQVAKFPRASKQIDTGVLSALEYLRDLQRSIREAEGQALKKKKGKGSDVDPTKPARLTMYISDSFPDWQGKYIDMVRELFEQQTLNDNKVVKSMVQPKDMKRAMPFISMLKQRLSSESPETVFNRELLFDEVATIKSTLEAIKKACQAIKVEMFQFISFPHGSPTGIDILTGEELEVPNCKATENAVPGQPGIAINNL, translated from the coding sequence AGAATGATAGTGTGTGTATGAGTAGTGAGGATTTGCAGGCTAAGTATCCAAAGTTTATGTCTTCAATGGCTTACCCCTATATGAACGGTGTTTTGCACGCTGGTCATTGTTTTACTCTATCGAAGGTTGAGTTTTCAATTGGGTTTGAGAGAATGAACGGTAAGCGGGCGCTGTTTCCGCTAGGGTTCCACTGCACAGGGATGCCTATCCTTGCATGTGCAGATAAGCTTAAAAGGGAAGCGGAGCTTTTTGGAGAAGATTTCTCCAAGGCTCCTGTGgaggatgaggaagaagatggtgAGGCGAAGGAGGATACGAAGCCGGATTCGGAAGATGTGACAAAGTTTAAGGCCAAGAAGTCTAAGGCTGTGGCGAAAAAGGGAAGTGGGAAATACCAATTTGAGATTATGGTGCAGTTGGGTATACCTAGGGATGAGGTGATCAAGTTTGCCGATGCACAACACTGGCTTACATATTTCCCTCCGCTGTGTGAGTCAGATTGTAATTCTTTTGGCGCTCGTATTGACTGGAGACGGTCTTATATCACCACAGACATGAATCCGTACTATGATGCGTTTGTTAGATGGCAGATGAACAAGTTGAAGGAAGGTGGTAAAATCAAGTTTGGTGAGCGTTATACCATTTATTCAGAGAAGGATGGTCAGGCTTGTATGGATCATGACAGACAATCTGGGGAGGGCGTTACCCCACAGGAATATATTGGTATTAAGATCGAAGTCATCGAGTTTGCTTCGGAGGCAAGGGAGATTTTAAAGCGTACTGCAAAATTGGACAGTGTTAAGAAGATTTATTTTGTTGCTGCTACTCTAAGACCAGAGACGATGTATGGTCAGACATGTTGTTTTGTCTCTCCTAAGATTGATTATGGTATCTTTGATGCCGGAGACTCTTACTATATTACTACCGAACGTGCATTCAAAAACATGTCTTATCAAAATTTGACCCCCAAGAGGGGCTACTACAAGCCAATTATTACCATGAGGGGTGATAAATTTATTGGTTCTAAAATTCATGCGCCATTAGCTGCCTACCCAGAATTGAGAATTTTGCCTATGGAGTCCATCATCGCCACCAAAGGCACTGGTGTAGTTACCTGTGTTCCATCCAATTCTCCAGATGATTATATAACCACACAGGACTTGAAGACCAAACCGGAATACTACGGTATAGATCCTGAATGGATTAAATACGATCCTGTTCCAATCATTACGACTGAGAAGTATGGTGATCTAATTGCCAAAAATATCTgtgaagaatttaaaattCGGTCTCCGAGGGATGTAAACCAATTAGCAGAAGCCAAAAAGATTGCATACAAGGAAGACTTTTATACTGGTACCATGATTTACGGTGCATACAAAGGCACTAAAGTGGAGATCGCTAAATCTAAGGTCAATGCTGATCTTGTTGCTGCAGGTGAGGCATTCGTATACAACGAACCAGAATCGCAAGTCATTTCACGTTCTGGTGACGACTGTATTGTTTCCTTAGAAGATCAATGGTATGTCGACTACGGTGAGCCAACTTGGAAGAAAAAGGCAGAGGAGTGTCTCCAAGAAATGCGTGTGTTTGCACCAGAAGTAAAGAACGCTTTTGAAGGTGTTCTGGAATGGTTAAAGAACTGGGCTGTTTCTCGTACCTACGGTTTGGGCACTCGCTTGCCATGGGATGAAAAGTATTTAGTTGAATCATTATCCGACTCTACTATTTATCAGGCTTTCTATACCATTGCCCATTTGCTGTTCAAAGATTATAATGGTCAAGAAATCGGCCCATTAAATATTAGAGCTGATCAGATGACTGACGAGgtatttgattttgttttccaacATGTTGACAACATTAAAGAGACTAAGATTCCTTTAGAATCCTTGCAAAAGTTGAGAAGAGAGTTTGAGTACTTTTACCCATTGGACGTTTCCATTTCCGGTAAGGATTTGGTTCCAAACCATCTAACATTCTTTATTTACACTCACGTTGCTTTGTTTCCAAAGAAATTCTGGCCTAAAGGTATCAGAGCCAACGGTCATTTGCTGTTGAACAATTCTAAGATGTCTAAGTCTACGGGTAACTTCATGACCTTGAAACAGATAGTCGAGAAGTTTGGTGCAGATGCTTCTCGTATTGCTCTGGCGGATGCCGGTGATACTGTTGAAGATGCCAACTTCGATGAAGCCAACGCTAATGCTGCCATTTTAAGGTTATACAACCTCAAAGAATGGGCCCAAGAAGTTGTTCAGGATATTGACAACCTACGTACTGGTGAGATAACTGAATTCTTTGATGTAGCCTTTGAACAAGAAATGAACTCATTAATTGAAGAGACTTATAAGCAGTACGAGTTAACTAACTACAAGGGTGCATTAAAGTTTGGTTTGTTTGACTATCAAGCTTCTAGGGACTATTACAGAGAATCCTGTGGTATTATGCATAGGGACTTGGTTTTGCGCTACATCGAAACTCAAGCCCTCATGCTAGCTCCAATTGCCCCACACTTTGCTGACTACATATATCATGAGGTCCTAAACCACAAGACGTCCGTTCAAGTAGCTAAGTTTCCGCGTGCTTCGAAGCAGATTGACACAGGTGTGTTGTCAGCTCTAGAGTATTTGAGGGACTTGCAAAGAAGTATCAGAGAAGCTGAGGGTCAAGCGctaaagaagaaaaagggtAAAGGATCTGATGTGGATCCCACAAAGCCAGCTAGGCTTACGATGTATATTTCTGATTCGTTCCCAGACTGGCAAGGGAAATATATCGACATGGTACGCGAGTTATTTGAACAGCAAACGTTAAACGATAATAAAGTTGTCAAATCCATGGTCCAGCCCAAGGACATGAAACGCGCCATGCCTTTTATTTCGATGTTGAAGCAGCGTTTATCCAGCGAATCTCCAGAGACAGTTTTCAACAGAGAATTGTTGTTTGACGAAGTCGCTACTATCAAGTCTACCTTAGAAGCCATAAAGAAAGCTTGCCAGGCAATTAAGGTAGAAATGTTCCAATTCATATCATTCCCCCATGGCTCTCCAACCGGTATAGATATTCTCACGGGTGAAGAGCTCGAAGTCCCAAATTGTAAAGCTACGGAAAACGCCGTGCCAGGTCAACCTGGTATTGCGATTAACAACCTTTGA
- the PRM4 gene encoding pheromone-regulated protein PRM4 (similar to Ashbya gossypii ACR146W) gives MKSAAAQPKTSTRTVSLTAVLVTIVVFVFYSAYDAGVRQNGLIGSSSKYREPEGLIGSESSERVDRETEIGYDKKGGSDMSKSVHSMRTTLTPTSPNLRSGQRSLTTTSILSNVGGELYAPKPTVHTQLVGNNMVLTGPRSGGMKNEFMPAIAFQEILNTSPVVVFAKGMNRDSEYLKNLLHAEYEVTPEIAIVDLMKHDQGDELQKYIMLNKLNTYNTHYDASDDIPDVPYLFINGVSVINVSLEKDIKLQHTSGLLIEKLRSFAGEKVKFKRLSPPSNS, from the coding sequence ATGAAGTCAGCTGCAGCACAGCCCAAAACATCAACTAGGACAGTATCTTTGACAGCCGTTCTAGTGACAATTgtggtttttgttttctattCGGCTTATGACGCTGGCGTTCGTCAGAACGGACTGATAGGCAGTAGCAGTAAGTATAGAGAGCCAGAGGGATTAATTGGTAGTGAGAGTAGCGAACGGGTAGACAGGGAGACAGAGATTGGGTACGATAAGAAGGGTGGTTCGGATATGAGCAAAAGCGTCCATAGCATGAGGACGACGCTCACGCCAACGTCACCAAATTTGCGAAGTGGACAGCGTTCATTGACGACGACCAGTATTCTATCGAATGTGGGTGGTGAATTATATGCACCCAAGCCTACGGTGCACACACAGCTGGTTGGAAATAACATGGTGTTAACGGGACCAAGAAGCGGTGGTATGAAGAATGAGTTTATGCCAGCGATTGCTTTTCAAGAGATTTTGAACACTTCGCCGGTGGTGGTGTTTGCAAAGGGCATGAACCGTGACtctgaatatttgaagaacttaTTGCATGCTGAATATGAAGTTACGCCAGAGATCGCGATTGTCGATCTTATGAAACATGACCAAGGAGACGAATTACAAAAGTATATTATGCTGAACAAGCTGAATACGTATAATACGCACTACGACGCGTCTGATGATATACCGGATGTGCCATATCTATTTATAAACGGAGTGTCTGTTATTAACGTTTCTCTTGAGAAGGATATCAAATTACAGCATACGAGCGGCCTACtaattgaaaagttgaGATCGTTCGCGGGGGAGAAAGTGAAGTTTAAAAGATTAAGTCCCCCTTCTAACAGCTAG
- the AIM44 gene encoding Aim44p (similar to Ashbya gossypii ACR148W): protein MILDESETSSYEKVQRIFSISSCETADYKALDDQQSSRSISEESLVEDIIMSPDTPKIRDVGNIMPNIPDTMKSDSEISTSTTDEGYYSFANISDNTTAPAVTNNRYSFSGNTDQKVALTFQTSPIKAKINNCSRSRSASPREKSGRELMLSRNSLATYNSNYNSMEGVQSTELPCFQITLPAASSSAALSTVMAITSRSSSMMFRRNMSLRYSPSIMSSLGSTPTRLTMPKRSRAVRCKGGLLQFFTQYMVNTRAKLRKWGVSIKKRYALKRKKRQVKVKHKKQSTTSHLKRTNGYVSNIRRSISTRSTLGPIPNLAADQTSQPRLLPLNAIENATVLQTRTSLRRSPSSIKRAASTLRSVSPVNKARSNDDQNQLKENQFNHRSSINSNIVRSTASTSLNSIIRQPSIVVNNKVMPLCRLSTTKSQYPIREEDEDEEEDENHEDEYVINNSTQMVPVKGLHAEIACHNLGDVSPSNSDNSSIQTSYYQDAQDDNAELDIDISDQDALEKMMTAWHQFLSSTIASRIKMRLDLLRFKQQSLTDTENISLLNEILCGTDLHLALPSTNLSQFLESCYSFDRDALEEISAVSSYNTPDAQRIENTSSPLLGLPYAIAGVRRSLTMPVGINYI from the coding sequence ATGATTTTGGATGAGAGTGAGACCAGTTCCTATGAGAAGGTGCAGCGGATTTTTAGTATTAGTAGCTGCGAGACTGCGGACTACAAGGCTTTGGATGACCAGCAGTCGAGCCGTTCTATTTCTGAGGAATCTTTAGTTGAAGACATTATTATGTCGCCAGATACGCCCAAGATAAGGGATGTAGGGAACATCATGCCAAATATTCCAGATACTATGAAGTCAGACAGTGAGATATCTACTAGTACTACTGATGAAGGTTATTATTCATTTGCGAACATATCAGACAATACAACAGCCCCTGCAGTTACGAATAACCGGTATTCATTTAGTGGTAATACAGACCAGAAGGTTGCGCTAACTTTTCAAACGTCTCCCATCAAGGCCAAAATAAATAACTGCAGCCGAAGTAGGTCAGCATCTCCAAGGGAGAAGTCTGGTCGGGAGCTGATGTTGTCTCGAAATTCACTGGCCACATACAATAGTAATTACAATAGCATGGAAGGTGTGCAGTCAACCGAACTCCCATGCTTTCAAATCACATTGCCGGCGGCGTCATCTTCGGCGGCCCTGTCGACGGTCATGGCAATAACTTCAAGAAGCTCGTCGATGATGTTCCGACGCAATATGTCGCTCAGGTACAGCCCATCTATTATGTCTTCTTTAGGATCTACCCCCACAAGGTTAACAATGCCCAAGAGATCGAGGGCGGTGAGATGTAAGGGGGGTTTGCTGCAGTTTTTCACACAGTATATGGTTAATACAAGAGCTAAACTTCGAAAGTGGGGAGTTTCAATAAAGAAGAGATATGCtctaaaaaggaagaaaaggCAAGTTAAGGTTAAGCACAAAAAGCAGTCAACAACTTCGCATCTGAAGAGGACGAACGGTTATGTATCCAACATCCGTAGGTCGATTTCTACTAGGTCCACCCTAGGTCCTATTCCCAATTTAGCTGCAGATCAGACGTCACAGCCCCGGTTACTTCCCTTAAATGCAATAGAAAATGCTACGGTTTTACAAACTAGAACATCTTTGAGAAGATCACCTTCCTCAATCAAACGCGCTGCTTCTACATTGAGGTCAGTGTCCCCAGTGAATAAAGCCAGATCAAACGATGACCAAAACCAATTAAAAGAGAATCAATTTAATCACCGTTCTTCAATTAATTCTAATATAGTAAGGTCTACGGCGTCTACCTCACTAAATTCCATTATTAGACAGCCATCTATCGTGGTCAATAATAAAGTTATGCCACTCTGCAGATTGTCTACTACTAAATCTCAGTATCCAATTCGAGAGGAGGACGAGGACGAGGAAGAGGACGAAAACCATGAGGACGAATACGTCATTAATAATTCGACTCAAATGGTACCTGTGAAGGGCTTGCACGCTGAGATAGCATGTCATAATTTAGGCGATGTCAGTCCCTCGAACTCCGACAATTCTAGTATCCAGACTTCATATTATCAGGACGCTCAAGATGACAATGCCGAATTAGATATTGATATCTCAGATCAAGACGCTTTGGAAAAAATGATGACTGCATGGCATCAATTTTTGAGTAGCACTATCGCTTCTCGGATCAAGATGAGGCTGGACTTGCTCAGATTCAAACAACAGTCTTTGACAGATACAGAAAATATTAGCCTGTTAAATGAAATTCTTTGTGGAACAGACTTGCATTTGGCTCTGCCTTCTACAAATTTAAGCCAATTTTTAGAAAGCTGTTATTCGTTCGATAGAGATGCCTTAGAAGAAATATCCGCTGTAAGTTCATACAATACGCCCGATGCACAAAGAATAGAAAATACCAGCAGCCCACTCCTAGGGTTACCATATGCCATCGCTGGCGTTCGAAGATCCCTGACAATGCCTGTTGGGATAAACTACATCTAG
- the MGL2 gene encoding putative carboxylic ester hydrolase (similar to Ashbya gossypii ACR149C), which produces MGVMDWLPWVNSVKQTRSNETLEFIDKDVGGVRSMVELIDKHAKEFSDGATSVFHPLLFNGHLQSAYNVLRVFEDMDVVYYDRLMLDYPDGGVGALDFVRKDSCVGEGGVKQEGYVPEHQLKPLLSDKYRYLSPAEIKELGSEDGKPMLLMIHGLTGGSNEGYVRSMVKCITERYGFEACVLNSRGCAQSTITTPTLYCGSWTDDIRQCVKKLRSWYPNRKFYLVGVSLGASMTANYLGQEGSNADIACAAVLGNPWDMCNGSYALKRGILKKHVYSRVLAKNCVQMVKNNLEQLRADSYFEDSCDNMLDKITSLEQFDNHFTAKMFGFNTSYEYYRYSSSVNRLLQIRTPLIAINALDDPIVSSESLPRGEVSLNPYVLMLETSRGGHIGWFDAKGGRWYVDPLCRLFKAFHVEIAAKDLLSNVDNLTLPHSHKFQGDRLVNPFERNTSAE; this is translated from the coding sequence ATGGGAGTGATGGACTGGTTGCCTTGGGTTAACAGTGTCAAGCAAACTAGGTCGAATGAGACtttggaatttattgataagGACGTTGGGGGTGTGAGGAGTATGGTAGAGTTGATTGACAAGCATGCCAAGGAATTTTCAGATGGGGCTACAAGTGTGTTCCATCCTTTGCTTTTTAATGGGCATTTGCAGTCGGCGTACAATGTTCTACGGGTATTTGAAGATATGGATGTGGTGTATTATGACCGGTTGATGCTGGATTATCCTGACGGGGGTGTTGGTGCTCTGGACTTTGTTAGAAAGGACAGCTGCGTGGGCGAAGGAGGTGTGAAGCAGGAGGGTTATGTTCCTGAGCATCAGCTAAAGCCGTTGTTAAGTGATAAGTATAGGTACCTGTCGCCTGCGGAAATCAAGGAACTTGGGTCTGAAGATGGTAAGCCGATGTTGCTTATGATTCATGGGCTGACTGGGGGTTCTAACGAGGGCTATGTTCGTTCTATGGTGAAGTGTATCACGGAGCGGTATGGGTTCGAAGCGTGTGTTTTGAACAGTCGGGGCTGTGCCCAGTCTACCATTACCACTCCTACGTTGTACTGTGGTAGCTGGACGGATGACATTCGTCAATGTGTCAAGAAGTTGAGGAGTTGGTATCCCAATCGGAAGTTCTATCTCGTGGGTGTCTCTTTAGGAGCGTCAATGACTGCGAATTACTTGGGCCAGGAGGGTAGCAACGCTGATATTGCATGTGCTGCTGTACTAGGTAATCCATGGGATATGTGTAATGGCTCCTATGCATTAAAGAGAGGGATACTTAAAAAGCATGTGTATTCACGGGTATTGGCAAAGAACTGCGTGCAGATGGTTAAAAACAATCTGGAGCAGCTCAGGGCCGACTCATATTTCGAAGACAGCTGTGATAATATGTTGGATAAGATCACTTCTcttgaacaatttgatAACCATTTCACTGCCAAGATGTTTGGGTTCAACACTTCGTATGAGTACTACCGTTATTCCAGCAGTGTCAATCGATTACTACAGATTAGGACTCCTTTGATCGCAATAAATGCATTGGATGATCCCATTGTATCATCTGAATCACTACCTCGAGGGGAAGTTTCCCTAAACCCATACGTCTTGATGCTTGAAACCTCGAGGGGTGGACATATAGGCTGGTTTGACGCCAAAGGTGGGCGTTGGTATGTTGACCCGCTGTGCAGGCTCTTCAAAGCCTTTCATGTTGAAATTGCAGCGAAGGACCTACTGTCAAATGTTGACAATTTAACCTTACCACATTCCCACAAATTCCAAGGTGATAGATTAGTGAATCCTTTCGAGAGAAATACCAGTGCTGAATAA
- the TGS1 gene encoding RNA methyltransferase (similar to Ashbya gossypii ACR147C), producing MSFHSAVPQFLHLSKKKYREQRKELKKFFKEDSFRIDPNVKISDRSIIKYWIHRRYLFRLIDDGNIYLTQELWYSVTPELVAKFTAEFLRACLPNATTVIDMFCGAGGNTIQFASLFPKVYAVDIKMEHLYCTYKNAQAYGLENKIWLKYADWTKAAQKGQFENIPVDCIFASAPWGGPQYLYLPTYDLEKNLRPLPLSELLKTFFKITSNVVLFLPRNSDLSQLSQITLDLLGPEKKCKVLQLKHNGHLKGLLCLWGESFYNYETEDSKPNSKDASSTGTTDINATTQLTSGYLGYEQKVATRFKQFQDLYD from the coding sequence ATGTCTTTTCATTCTGCAGTTCCTCAATTCCTACACCTAAGTAAGAAAAAGTATCGTGAACAGCGAAAAGAGCTGAAgaaattctttaaagagGATTCGTTTAGAATAGACCCCAATGTAAAGATATCTGATAGATCCATAATAAAGTATTGGATTCATAGGAGGTATTTGTTCCGGTTAATTGATGACggtaatatatatttgacGCAGGAGCTATGGTATAGTGTAACGCCAGAGCTCGTGGCAAAATTTACAGCAGAGTTTTTGAGGGCTTGTTTACCCAATGCCACGACTGTGATCGATATGTTCTGTGGTGCTGGTGGTAACACGATTCAGTTTGCGTCGTTGTTTCCTAAGGTATATGCAGTGGATATAAAGATGGAGCACCTGTATTGTACGTATAAAAATGCGCAGGCTTACGGTTTGGAAAACAAGATATGGCTGAAATACGCAGATTGGACAAAGGCTGCTCAGAAGGgtcaatttgaaaatatccCTGTTGACTGCATTTTTGCCTCTGCTCCTTGGGGTGGGCCACAGTATTTATACCTTCCAACGTATGATTTGGAGAAGAACCTGCGTCCGTTACCCTTGAGTGAACTCCTGAAGACGTTTTTTAAGATTACATCCAACGTTGTGTTATTTCTTCCAAGAAACTCAGATCTTTCGCAGCTTTCGCAAATTACCCTTGACCTCTTGGGCCCAGAGAAGAAGTGCAAGGTCTTGCAACTAAAACATAATGGGCACTTAAAGGGCTTATTGTGTCTGTGGGGGGAGAGTTTTTACAATTATGAAACAGAAGACTCCAAGCCGAACTCAAAGGATGCGTCTAGCACTGGCACTACTGATATAAATGCCACAACGCAGCTAACCAGTGGCTATCTTGGCTATGAACAGAAAGTTGCTACCAGATTCAAACAATTCCAAGATCTTTACGACTAG